AGTAACAGAGCTGAGGATTAGAGCTGACATTCAGGGAGATAAAGGGCCCCCTCCAGCATCgcacacagtcagtgacagagccggggatcagAGCTGACACAAAGGGAGATAAAGGGCCCCATCCAGCATTGCACACAGTCAGtaacagagccggggattagagctgacgcacagggagataaagggccccctccagcatcgcacacagtcagtgacagagccggggattagagctgccgcacagggagataaagggccccctccagcatcgcacacagtcagtgacagagccggggattagagcttccacacagggagataaagggccCCTCCAGCATtgcacacagtcagtgacagagccggggattagagctgccacacagggagataaagggccCCTCCAGCATtgcacacagtcagtgacagagctgaggATTAGAGCTGACATTCAGGGAGATAAAGGGCCTTCTCCAGCATtgcacacagtcagtgacagagctggggattagagctgacaTTCAGGGAGATAAAGGGCCTTCTCCAGCATtgcacacagtcagtgacagagctggggattagagctgatgcacagggagataaagggccccctccagcatcgcacacagtcagtgacagagccggggattagagctgatgcacagggagataaagggccTCCGCCAGCATCGCACTCAGTCAAtaacagagccggggattagagctgatgcacagggagataaagtgactcctccAGCATCgcacacagtcagtgacagagccggggattagagctgatgcacagggagataaagggccTCCTCCAGCATCGCACTCAGTCaatgacagagccggggattagagctgatgcacagggagataaagtgactcctccAGCATtgcacacagtcagtgacagagccggggattagagctgatgcacagggagataaagggccccctccagcatcgcacacagtcagtgacagagctggggattagagctgatgCACAGAGAGATAAGGGCCTCCTCCAGCATCGCACACAGTCAGtaacagagccagggattagagctgatgcacagggagataaagtgactcctccAGCATCgcacacagtcagtgacagagccggggattagagctgatgcacagggagataaagggccTCCTCCAGCATCGCACTCAGTCAAtaacagagccggggattagagctgatgcacagggagataaagtgactcctccAGCATCgcacacagtcagtgacagagccggggattagagctgacgcacagggagataaagggactcctCCAACATtgcacacagtcagtgacagaaccggggattagagctgacgcacagggagataaagggactcctCCAACATtgcacacagtcagtgacagagccggggattagagatgacgcacagggagataaagggactcctCCAACATtgcacacagtcagtgacagaactggggattagagctgatgcacagggagataaagggactcctCCAATATtgcacacagtcagtgacagagctggggattagagctgacgcacaaggagataaagggactccTCCAACATTGCACACAGTCAGTGatagagccggggattagagctgatgcacagggagataaagggcatCCTCCAGCATtgcacacagtcagtgacagagctggggattagagctgacgcacagggagataaagggactccaACATTGCACACAgccagtgacagagccggggagtAGAGTTGCAGCACTCAAGTGATTTTCCAGAGTTACACACAGAGTCAGAAACAGAGGAGAATCTTGACTTTATGGTGCAGGGctctgatcatttatttattgcgtttgtataccatcattctgtGACCACTCATAACGTTTGATCATGGATCCATACCTTCTCCCCAGAAGCAGTGGCTGGTGGTGCTGATGATTTTAAGGTCAGGCAGCTCCGTGGTAGCATACATGTATGTGCTAAACAAGAGCTGTTCTTATTCCAATCCATCTTCCTCTTGGTTCATTCCCCCAACAGATCAAGAACATTGAAATGATAGGAAAGGCGAACAAGACCTCAGTCTCAGAATTCATTCTCCTGGGATTCTCCGACCTCCCTCACCTGAAGTTCATCATCTCTGTAACTGTTTTTGGGATCTTCATGATCTCTGCCCTGGGGAATGTGGGGTTTTTAACATTGGTGTGTGCTGACTATCGTCTACAAAagcccatgtacttcttcctcagtaactTGTCCATCTTGGACATCTGCAACACTTCCGTCACTCTCTATACGCTGCTGGACAACCTCATCACGGGGAATAAACTGATCACGTTCTCTGCATGTATGGCTCAGCTCTACTTTTTCATGGCTTTCACAAGTACTGAATGTTCCCTACTCAGCACCATGGCCTATGATCGTTACGTAGCGATTTCTAACCCCTTGCGTTATGCGCTCATCATGAACAAGAGGGCCTGTGCTCTGTTGGCCTCTGCTGCCTGGACACTTGGCTTTCTGGATGTGATGCCCCACTTGGTGTTGACATCTCACTTCTCCTTCTGCAACGCCAATGAAATCAACCATTTCTTTTGTGATTCTGAGGCACTGGTGGAGCTCTCCTGCAGCGACAGGAGCAGCATTGAAACCTTGATATTTGCCGAAGGGGTGTATGTGGGATCTATTCCCTTAATTCTAACCCTCACATCCTACGTCTATATCATCTCCGCCATCCTGAGGATTCGTTCTGCGGAAGGGAGgagcaaggccttctccacctgctcctcccacctcacggtCGTTATTCTCTTCTATGGGACCACAATCTTTTTCTACATGCGACCAACCTCTGTGTATTCACCAACACAAGACAAACTATTCTGCTTACTGTACATGGGGCTGATTCCGATGTTAAACCCCATCATTTATAGCCTGAGGAACAAAGATGTGAAAAGGGCCCTGAAAAACTTCAGCGGTAGGAGAAATTATATGGGTATTAGGCGACATTGTTTGTCACATTGTTAAAAATAATTCATGTCTTTTAATGGAAGGTTCAGGTAGCCCATGTCAACATGAATGTACATTTATTTGCAGGTGCATATTAAGAGCGATTTTGAAACTGTTTGCATTGGAGCAAAGACCGTGTGTTTGATGGctttgcatcagttctcaaagGGCAAGTATGCACGTACAGTATTTTCCCTTTGACTACCTGTGATCTCTTGCACTAACTTTTTCCTGTGAGTAGAATATTGCTAAAAAAAAGTCCACATGTCAGTTTGAAAACGCAATCCACGTGCATGCTTTTCCTTCCCCCAAGGTAAACATGACTCCTCTCAATGAAAACTAAAATACAGAGCACAACTGGACCTAGGGAAACCAATAATGAACTTGCTGAAGACACGAGGTCGCGCCCCGAGAGCCTCTGCATCCTCCAAGATATCGGATTGAGGAGTCCTAACTTAGTAAACTTTCCCCACTGACTGTGTCATTGTCTTTTAATTCCATCGCGCCATTGGTCTTCTGACCTCTTTCCGTTTGATCCTTTCCCCGTTACACCTGTACTCCTATCGATGCTTACATTCACTGTAAACTTACAAGCATGGGGGAAAAAGTGCCCTGTTTTCTTGCATTATGTTTTCATAGCCCCTACCTGAAAAAAACTACTTCCTGCCCAATCAGAAATCCCTCCCCTTCTGTCCCTGTACTTCCTTTCAGTTGCACCCATTAACATATTTTGGTTGATTTCTATACTAAGAGTCTGGCTCACTAATTTAGCTTTTcccccatagacagagaatgggagaagagtcttagtgaatcaggtcccaAGCCCCAAGaatactgcaaataaataaataaatatatggtaaATGTATTTTCTTTAGTATAAAACCTCCTTCCACTCCATGAGCTATAGAAGGAGATGTCCCTACAGAGTCCGCAGGCATTAACATGTATGTACACTTTTATTTCCTATCTAATTAAAGATATCACAACGTGTAAAACTATATCTAATTTTTCCATGGGACCAACAATCATACGCTGTGATTTTTCAGACAAATATTGACCTTTTAATATAAAATAGTTATGTGCAATTATACTTTTGTAGGGTCTTTAGTATGGACTGGCCAGCAAATTCTCAATGACATGGCCAACGGGCATCTCATGGTCAACTAACAGACAAATGGATATCAGCGTACGCGCTAATCCAGATGAAATAGGCAGCTAAGTCTACATCCTAAACATGCAGCCTTTTCCCATGAGGGTTATATCAACATACATTTCATAGATTAATAGGAATAAATACGCAAGATGTGCACACCTGCTAGTTTTAagttattaaaaaacaaaaaaacatggtcTTGTATCTGAGACTCAAATCGCAAATAAAAACAAGCACACAACAGAAATTGGTTGTTCTGAGACTTCCCCTCAGACCCACACATCCTCTTCATAGCTtgtccaccacctccctccctcctcaccctgatacatgatgccattttgaaagtaCTTTGCCAGTAAAGAAGTTTCTAAACTCTACTCCAGCTTGCACCACAAAAAGTGATGGTGACCCTGAGCGACATTGCTACGCTAAACCCAACCATCCATTTTTAAAGCCAACATATAGCCAAGAAGAAATTGGAAAAACTGAAGACTACCATGTTGCTGACAGTTCATTGGGCTTCATTGGATGGGGCATCATCATTGTTACCAACATGGGGGGTATCTTATTGTCTCTTATTCAGCAGCAAATGTCTTTTGAGCATATACACTCTTTTCCTGCAAGCAGAAATCTGCTGTGGCCAGGAAGTGCTCAATGTAAGAATCAAGCAAGCACTCCCAGTTTTTGCctacaggacttttttttttccccttccagatGTTGTAATGATTTACATTGATGAGGGGGAAAAGATTCCATTTCAAAACAACGTGACCAAAATGACGTGCAGGCTCCATGTGACGACATGCTATGGTGTAAAGAGTGATAGAAAGGCCTGATCCATTGAGATCTTTTCCCAGAGACGCAGAATGAATGAATCGTGGTGAATAAGGTCACACATAATAATAGTAATCAATGCATGTCAAAGAAAGTCGTAGCATCAAAGATGCCTACTTGGTACTGATATGCAAATAACTTTCTGAGCTCTCCTTTTGGATTCTGCTGTACAGGAAAGGGTGCGTGTGAGGTGAGGGCAGTGTTTATCATTTGTATAGGTGATTCTCTCAGAAGTATTTGACAAGGCCCTTGAAGAGCATGGATAACCTTGGGTTTCTTTGTCTTGCACATTTACGAAACAGATAAATAATTATGAACCTTACAGTGCTCCAGAGATTATGTCTCATATGCCCATAAAATACATTTAAGTGGTTTTCCTCCTTTGTTGGTAGAGACCGCGTTCACAGCCAAGGTAAGTCATGCCAAAAAAGCATGAATTTCTTTGTTTGCTTCTTTTTTCTTCACAGTGATCCCattgttattgattttttttatttcacttggGTTAATGATCCATAGCATAGACTTCACAACACTATTTACCATACCTGAGCCTCCCTGGATGGAGACCTTGCATCGATTTGTCAGTTTTGAGAGAGAACATCAGCAGGTAGAGAAGAGCTTTTGACCTTCCAAGAGATAAGAATGAAATTTAACTTAGCAACATCTCAGAGATTTAAATGGCTTCAGTCGAGGTACTGCTTGTTAACATGCAAATGTGGTATTCAATATTCATGCCTTGCAAGTggtaccagggattttttaaaCTTGGGCTAAGGTACTGGCAACCTCTAAAGTGGCGTTGGGGGCTCTACCAATGTTTACAGAAAGCACTTATTTGGCGTTGCCAAGGGGTGAAAAGAGTGGGAAAAGGACTGAGACATGAAATCTGTACAAACAATGACTGTTTTGCGGAGTAAGTCGCTGCTGGTCTCCATGTTTGCATCCCTTGCTCAGATGTTGTATTTTATTGCACATAGGGCAGTCTGGACACGGGTAAAACTCTCCAAACTCTGTACTCAGACAGAAAATAAATCTTGCTTTTTTGCTGCACAGAGATCTGGCCATTCTTACAGATGTTATATTTCTGTAACATGAAAGGGGATTTGGAAGGGGATTCAGGGAAGGATTACGGATATATTGTCTATCCAATGTgtactttcattttaaattattatttggaAATAGATTGTCATTCTGCTTTAGTTTGAAATTGATAGATATTTCGCTATCTTTACTCTTCAAACTCTTTTGTTGCAAGTGGAGGGATAGGTCCTTTCTAGAGATATGGACTTGGTGGAATATAACATGTTTACTGTACAAACATGAAGCTGCCGTAACTGAAAAATATTACAGACATGGAAAAGTTCAGGAGATCTGGAAGCCAGTAGATCCTAGGTGCTGCAATTGCAATCTTTTGAGTTCAATCATTATACAAAATGTTATTACAATATGATCACAGTTTCCTTCCAGATGAGTTGATGTTATGTTCACTAAATGGATATTGTATTTAAGAAACCCTgcaaatttattaaaaatatatgaaCACATAAAAGCAAATGAAGACCTTGCGAGAAAAGATTGCTTATTTCAGGATGCTCTGCAGGCTGTGGTGCCTTTTATCAGATCTATGTAACAATTATCCCAAGACGATGTAGTATGTGAGCTGTGGAGACTGCACCCGGGTCTCCGCTTCAGATGATTCTATGCATGTAAGCTTTCCATGCCTCTGACCTAGATCCCTTTTGCAAAGAAGATTGAACATGATTTTTCCAGACCACAGGGATCCTTTCTTCCATTGTGTTTTGTTTCAGGAGAGCAATTATGGGAAATCCACAAGGTTTTGGTAACAGACAGGCAAAAGTGGAGGGAGCATAGGTTCCAAGGAACCAGCCGAAGCAATTATGTAAGGTCTTTGAAGCCTACTGTACTCAGAAACCCAATGTCACTTGTACGAGGAACATTATAGACAGGAGGCACGAGCTCTGGGATGTATTATGTAAGGTCTGAAGCTTACTGTACTCAGAAACCCAATGTCACTTGTACGAGGAACATTATAGACAGGAGGCACGAGCTCTGGGATGTATTATGTAAGGTCTTTGAAGCCTCCTGTACTCAGAAACCCAATGTCACTTGTACGAGGAACATTATAGACAGGAGGCACGAGCTCTGGGATGTATTATGTAAGGTCTTTGAAGCCTCCTGTACTCAGAAACCCAATGTCACTTGTACGAGGAACATTATAGACAGGAGGCACGAGCTCTGTGATGTACTAAGTGTCAAATCCTGAAAGTTTCCAGAAACATGTGACATTAGTCCAATATAAAAAAGGCttttattatcatttatttatttatttatttagaacttttctataccgactttccaataacagaattactgatcaattcggtttacattttgaacaataacagtgacaagagaatgtcttacaaaaaacaggtagAAATAACTTGGAGATAAATATATGGGTTAACTAACAATGAGATACTAACAGTGAGATACACTATAAAATATACATAGCGTAATATAGGCAGAAAAACATCGGTGTGGGGTTGTGCAAAGTCtaatgttatgggaaagcttcaTAGGATACTTCATAGGATACAATCATAGGATACTTCATAGGATACAATCCATGCCTGCGGGTGCATTTTATTAAGCAAGTGGATTCTCAGGAAATGTTTTCTAATCTCAGAAAATCTAAATTCCTGTGCAGAAACCAAGTTTGCAACATTTGCCCATGTTTGTCCTGATGAGCAGCTTCCATGTTTCCCCATCTCCTAGAACAATTTCATAAATGCCAGCaatatttgttccccaaactttTGAAACAACTTAATGTACCTGCttataactcaccttgagctaccaatgaaaaggtacGAGCAAAGCTGAAACAAATAAATATCAGCGACATAATACTGCGGCCTGGTACTGACTGAGGATAAAGCAAATGAGTAAAATGCAAGAAGCTGTGTGCATTTTTACGTTCATTccctcttgtgtgtgtgtgggtgctgcTGCTGATAATTGTTGTGTCTGATTTCGATTACCTGTTTCAGAGGTTGCACACCGTGAACAGGTGATGGAGAGACCCATGAAGCTACCGAGGCAGATATTTGAGATTATTAAAGCAGGGAAGTGTCCTTACTTGTGAGCTGCAAATTGGTCTTAAATCAAGTGAGAGGTGCTAGATCCTAAGAACAtaaatataagacttgccatactgggtcagatcaaaggtccatcaagcccagtatcctgtttccaacagtggccaatccaagtcacaagtacttggcaggatcccaaggcgtagagagattccaggctgcttatcccagggataagatgTGGATTTCcccaactccatcttaataatggttaatggacttttcctccaggaacttgttcaaacctttttataaatgcagctacactaacagcttttacaacatcctttggcaacaaattccagagtttaattatgcattgagtaaaaaaatagtttctcttatttattttaaatgtatcacccagtaactttattgtgtgtcccctggtctttgtactttttgaaagagtaaataaccgattaagatttcttccactcattattttatagacctctatcatatctcccctcagccgtctcttctccaagctgaagagtcctaacctctttagcctttcctcataggggaattgttccatcccttttatcatcttggtcgcccttctctgtaccttttctaattctgctatatcttttttgagatgtggtgaccagaatactcaagatgaggttgcaccatggagtgatacagagagacattatgatattctctgttttattctccattcctttcctaataatccccagcattctgtttgtgtatgatatatgaaca
The DNA window shown above is from Rhinatrema bivittatum unplaced genomic scaffold, aRhiBiv1.1, whole genome shotgun sequence and carries:
- the LOC115081644 gene encoding olfactory receptor 1019-like; translated protein: MNILQERFQPRGTLQTFLTRLIENLRVSARKRALGPRWESLAEMEFEIKNIEMIGKANKTSVSEFILLGFSDLPHLKFIISVTVFGIFMISALGNVGFLTLVCADYRLQKPMYFFLSNLSILDICNTSVTLYTLLDNLITGNKLITFSACMAQLYFFMAFTSTECSLLSTMAYDRYVAISNPLRYALIMNKRACALLASAAWTLGFLDVMPHLVLTSHFSFCNANEINHFFCDSEALVELSCSDRSSIETLIFAEGVYVGSIPLILTLTSYVYIISAILRIRSAEGRSKAFSTCSSHLTVVILFYGTTIFFYMRPTSVYSPTQDKLFCLLYMGLIPMLNPIIYSLRNKDVKRALKNFSDVVMIYIDEGEKIPFQNNVTKMTCRLHVTTCYGVKSDRKA